The stretch of DNA TGCGATCATGTCGCCGGTTTCGGGCTGATCCATCGAGGGCATGCGCTGCTCCTTTCGCCGGGAAATCATGGCATCGGGGCCATGCGCCACTATACTCATACTCGAAAAATCTAACGTGGTCGCGGGAAAGGGCAACGATGACCTCGGGCGATGAAAGGAAAGTGATGCCGTCCGCCGAAGGGCTTGCCGCTGCGGCGCAGACCGCCGGGCGCAAGGGTCCGCCGCCGGTGCATCTTTGGAACCCGCCCTTCTGCGGCGACATCGACATGCGCATCGCGGTGGACGGGACCTGGTTCTACCAGGGCACGCCGATCGGCCGCAAACCGCTGGTCCGGCTCTTCGCCTCGATCCTGAAGCGCGAGGGAGAGAAATTCTTCCTCGTCACCCCGGTGGAAAAGGTCGGCATCACGGTCGACGACGCCCCCTTCGTCGCGGTGGATTTCGACGTCAGCCGCCCCGGTGCCGCCGACCAGGTACTGTCCTTCCTGACCAATGTCGGCGACCGTGTCATCGCCGGCCCCGACAACCCGATCCGGGTCGAGCGCGCGCCGGACGGCACGCCGCGCCCCTACCTGCACGTCCGCGCGGGCCTTGAGGCGCTGATCGACCGCAAGAGCTTCTACCGGATGGTGGAACTCGGAGAGAGCCTGCACCGCGACGGGCGGGACTGGTTCGGGATACGCTCGGACAGGGCGTTCTTCCCGATGATCCCCGATACGGAACTGGCCTGAGCGTCAGGCCAGGTGCGGCGCGAACTCGTCCAGCACCTGCGCATAGACGGCACGCTTGAAGGGCACGATCGCGGCGATCAGCGCATCGGCCCGCATCCAGCGCCAGGCCCGGAATTCGGGATGCGGCGTGGCAAGATCGATCTGGCTCTCGTCCCCCACGAGCCGCAACAGGAACCAGAGCTGCTTCTGCCCGCGATAGCGCCCGCCCCAGGCCTTGCCGATCAGTTCGGGCGGCAGGTCATAGGTTACCCAGTCACGGGTCCGCGCCACCAGTTCCACCGCCCCCGCCGGAACCGAGATTTCCTCGGTCAACTCGCGCAGGGCGGCGCTCTCGGGGGTTTCACCTTCGTCGATGCCGCCCTGGGGCATCTGCCAGGCGCCGGGCGTGTCGATCCGCTCTGCGGCGAAAACCTCGCCGGCGCCGTTCATGAGAACGACGCCGACGCAAGGCCTGTAGGGAAGCGACGCGGGGTCAGTCATCCTGGGCAGGTGTCGCGGCCTTACTCGGCGCCGATGCCCAGGACCGAAAGGCCCTTGATCACGTCCAGCGCGTAGGCCAGCTGGTAATCCTCCAGCCGGCGGCGGGCGGCATCCTCGGCGGCCTGCTGCTCCTGCTCGAACTGCTGCTGCTCATCCTCGGACAGCGAGTCGTTGGACAGCGCACCGCGCAGGTCGGCCTCGCTGCGGCGCTGTGCTGCGGCCTCCGCCTCGGTCATCTCGGCGTCATCCGGCGCCGGCTGCTGTTCGACGATGATGTCCGGCGCGACGCCCAGGCTCTGGATCGACCGGCCCGACGGCGTGTAATAGCGGGCCGTGGTCAGCCGCATCGCGCCTTCGCCCTGAAGCGGCACGATGGTCTGAACCGACCCCTTGCCGAAGCTGCGGGTACCGACGACGATGGCGCGGCGGTGATCCTGCAACGCGCCCGCGACGATCTCCGACGCCGAAGCCGACCCGTTGTTGATCAGCACGACCACCGGCTTGCCCTCGGCCAGGTCGCCCGGCTCGGCATTGTAGCGGTCGCTGTCCTGCGGATCGCGGCCACGGGTCGACACGATCTCGCCCGCATCGAGGAAGGCATCCGACACCGCGACGGCCTGGTTCAGCAGGCCGCCCGGATTGTTGCGCAGGTCGACGACGAAGCCCTCGACATTCTCCATGCCGCCCAGCGCCTCGACCTGCTCCCGCAGGCCTTCCTCGAGGTTGGGATAGGTCTGGTCGGTGAAGGAACTGACGCGCAGCACCACGACATTGCCCTCGCTCCGGGCGCGCACGGCGGCCACGGTGATCGTGTCGCGGGTGAGCGTCAGGTCGAAGGGTTCCTCGACACCCTCGCGCACGATGGTGATGGTGATGTCCGAACCGACGGGCCCGCGCATCAGGTCCACCGCCTCGCTCAGGGTCAGGCCCAGCACCTGCTCTCCGTCGACATGGGTGATGAAGTCGCCCGGCTGGACGCCGGCCCGCGCGGCGGGGGTATCGTCGATCGGGGTCACGACCTTCACGAAGCCGTTTTCCTGCGTGACCTCGATCCCCAGCCCGCCGAACTCGCCACGGGTCTGCACCTGCATGTCGTCGAAATCCTGCGGCGGCAGATAGCTCGAATGCGGATCGAGCGAACTCAGCATCCCGTTGATCGCGCTTTCGATCAGGGCCTTCTCGTCCACCTCCTCGACATAGGTCGAGCGGATCCGTTCGAAGATGTCGCCGAACAGGTCGAGCTGCTGATACGTCTCCGCGTTGGTCTG from Halovulum dunhuangense encodes:
- a CDS encoding DUF1285 domain-containing protein; this encodes MPSAEGLAAAAQTAGRKGPPPVHLWNPPFCGDIDMRIAVDGTWFYQGTPIGRKPLVRLFASILKREGEKFFLVTPVEKVGITVDDAPFVAVDFDVSRPGAADQVLSFLTNVGDRVIAGPDNPIRVERAPDGTPRPYLHVRAGLEALIDRKSFYRMVELGESLHRDGRDWFGIRSDRAFFPMIPDTELA
- a CDS encoding S41 family peptidase — encoded protein: MRKFIIAAAAGAGAGFLLTTQFAAPIVAQEVQTNAETYQQLDLFGDIFERIRSTYVEEVDEKALIESAINGMLSSLDPHSSYLPPQDFDDMQVQTRGEFGGLGIEVTQENGFVKVVTPIDDTPAARAGVQPGDFITHVDGEQVLGLTLSEAVDLMRGPVGSDITITIVREGVEEPFDLTLTRDTITVAAVRARSEGNVVVLRVSSFTDQTYPNLEEGLREQVEALGGMENVEGFVVDLRNNPGGLLNQAVAVSDAFLDAGEIVSTRGRDPQDSDRYNAEPGDLAEGKPVVVLINNGSASASEIVAGALQDHRRAIVVGTRSFGKGSVQTIVPLQGEGAMRLTTARYYTPSGRSIQSLGVAPDIIVEQQPAPDDAEMTEAEAAAQRRSEADLRGALSNDSLSEDEQQQFEQEQQAAEDAARRRLEDYQLAYALDVIKGLSVLGIGAE
- a CDS encoding RNA pyrophosphohydrolase produces the protein MPRMTDPASLPYRPCVGVVLMNGAGEVFAAERIDTPGAWQMPQGGIDEGETPESAALRELTEEISVPAGAVELVARTRDWVTYDLPPELIGKAWGGRYRGQKQLWFLLRLVGDESQIDLATPHPEFRAWRWMRADALIAAIVPFKRAVYAQVLDEFAPHLA